One part of the Caproiciproducens sp. CPB-2 genome encodes these proteins:
- a CDS encoding 4Fe-4S binding protein, with product MATDYKALKNGGFMRQVQKNNFSLRLKVVGGNLTADQLLTVAEISKKYGDGYVHLTSRQGVEIPFIKLDDVEPVKAELKAGGVDTGVCGPRVRTVTACQGSKICSSGCIDTYSLAVEISDRYFGRALPHKFKFGITGCMNNCLKAEENDLGIKGGYAVEWIPDACTLCGVCSKACREGAITQTDSEILLDESKCNHCGRCVKSCPFDAWKGEPGYLLSFGGTFGNLIAKGEQFLPIIHDKETLFRVADAALAFFDQHAKPSERFRVAVDRAGWDVFQAEMEAAYRG from the coding sequence ATGGCGACGGATTACAAAGCATTAAAAAACGGCGGATTCATGAGGCAGGTGCAGAAAAACAATTTTTCCCTCCGGCTGAAGGTGGTGGGCGGCAACCTCACTGCCGACCAGCTTTTGACTGTCGCTGAGATCAGCAAAAAATACGGCGACGGATACGTGCACCTTACCTCCCGGCAGGGAGTGGAGATTCCCTTCATCAAGCTGGACGATGTGGAGCCGGTCAAGGCGGAACTGAAAGCGGGGGGCGTCGACACCGGCGTGTGCGGGCCCCGCGTACGCACGGTCACAGCCTGTCAGGGCAGCAAAATCTGCTCCTCCGGCTGCATCGACACCTACTCGCTGGCGGTGGAAATTTCCGACCGTTATTTTGGCCGGGCGCTGCCCCATAAGTTCAAATTCGGGATCACCGGCTGCATGAACAACTGCCTCAAGGCCGAGGAAAACGATCTGGGCATCAAGGGCGGCTACGCGGTCGAGTGGATTCCGGATGCCTGCACCCTCTGCGGCGTGTGCTCGAAAGCCTGCCGGGAAGGGGCCATCACCCAAACCGACAGCGAGATTTTGCTGGACGAAAGCAAATGCAACCATTGCGGCCGGTGCGTGAAATCCTGTCCCTTTGACGCGTGGAAGGGCGAACCGGGATATCTTCTTTCTTTCGGCGGCACCTTCGGAAACCTGATTGCCAAGGGAGAGCAGTTTTTACCCATTATCCATGACAAGGAGACGCTGTTCCGGGTGGCCGACGCGGCCTTGGCGTTTTTCGATCAACACGCAAAGCCCAGCGAACGTTTCCGGGTGGCCGTCGACCGGGCCGGCTGGGACGTATTCCAAGCGGAAATGGAGGCGGCGTACCGTGGGTGA
- a CDS encoding sulfurtransferase TusA family protein codes for MGEYLIDETVDITDVVCPVTFVKAKVALEELDEGQILSIRMNDGEPVQNVPRSVKEEGHQILKLTDNGDGTYNLIVRKTAG; via the coding sequence GTGGGTGAATACCTCATTGATGAAACGGTGGATATCACGGATGTGGTTTGCCCGGTGACCTTTGTCAAGGCAAAGGTCGCGCTGGAGGAACTGGACGAGGGACAGATCCTCTCTATTCGAATGAATGACGGCGAACCGGTGCAGAACGTGCCCCGCAGCGTCAAAGAGGAGGGGCATCAGATTCTGAAGCTCACCGACAACGGCGACGGCACCTATAACCTCATTGTCCGGAAGACGGCCGGTTAA
- the thiS gene encoding sulfur carrier protein ThiS: MKLTVAGAPKEYAEGLTVAQLIEREQVETPEYVTVSVNDEFIKKDTFSETVLKDGDIVEFLYFMGGGQS; encoded by the coding sequence ATGAAACTTACCGTTGCCGGAGCCCCGAAAGAATACGCCGAGGGCTTGACTGTAGCCCAGCTGATCGAACGGGAGCAGGTGGAAACACCGGAGTATGTTACCGTGTCGGTCAACGATGAATTTATTAAGAAGGACACTTTTTCCGAAACCGTTTTAAAGGACGGCGATATCGTGGAGTTCCTGTACTTTATGGGAGGAGGGCAATCCTGA
- a CDS encoding HesA/MoeB/ThiF family protein — translation MAFTNEQLERYSRHIILSEVGVKGQKKLLNAKVLIIGAGGLGAPAALYLAAAGVGTIGVADADEVDLSNLQRQVIHTTPDLGKAKVQSARETMEAINPDITVNTYRTFVSADNIMKLIADYDFIIDGTDNFPAKFLINDACVLAGKPFSHAGIIRFRGQLMTYVPGQGPCYRCVFKEPPPPDAVPTCRQAGVIGAMGGVIGSLQAMEAVKYIIGKGELLTGYLLTYDALKMEFRKIKLPPAKDCAVCGEHPTILKPFDYEQAVCDLK, via the coding sequence ATGGCTTTTACCAACGAACAGCTGGAACGCTACTCCCGCCATATTATCCTGTCCGAAGTGGGCGTGAAGGGGCAGAAGAAGCTGCTGAACGCCAAGGTGCTGATCATCGGGGCGGGGGGCCTGGGCGCGCCCGCCGCTCTCTACCTGGCCGCCGCCGGAGTGGGGACCATCGGCGTCGCCGACGCCGACGAGGTGGACTTGTCCAACCTTCAGCGGCAGGTCATTCATACCACCCCGGACTTGGGCAAGGCAAAGGTGCAGTCTGCCAGAGAGACCATGGAGGCCATCAATCCGGACATTACGGTCAACACTTACCGTACCTTTGTGTCGGCGGACAACATCATGAAGCTGATCGCGGATTATGATTTCATCATCGACGGCACCGACAATTTCCCCGCGAAATTCCTTATCAACGACGCCTGTGTGCTGGCCGGAAAGCCTTTTTCCCACGCGGGGATCATCCGCTTCCGGGGCCAGCTTATGACCTATGTGCCGGGGCAGGGCCCGTGCTACCGCTGCGTTTTCAAAGAGCCGCCCCCGCCGGACGCGGTGCCCACCTGCAGGCAGGCCGGGGTCATCGGGGCCATGGGGGGCGTGATCGGCTCCCTGCAGGCTATGGAAGCGGTCAAATACATCATCGGCAAAGGGGAGCTCCTGACCGGGTACCTGCTGACTTATGACGCCCTCAAAATGGAGTTTCGCAAAATCAAGCTGCCGCCGGCGAAGGACTGCGCCGTCTG